A segment of the bacterium genome:
AAAAGGTCAACTTGATATAATTTATGAAGATGAGGATATCATTGTTCTAAATAAAAAAGCAGGAATTTTAACTCATCCAACCCATGCGATAAAATCTGGCACACTTGTTAATTTCCTTCTATATCATACTAAACTTTCAAACATTGGTTCACCTTATAGACCAGGTGTTGTTCACCGTCTTGATAAAGAAACCAGTGGAGTTATTGTATTTGCAAAAACTGATTATGCATACTGGTCTCTTATTGAGCAATTTAAAAACAGAATTGTTAAAAAGACATATTATGCAATTGTTGAAGGAAGATTTCCTGAAAAGAAAAAAGTAGTTGAATTCAGAGTTTCTCCGGATAGAGAAAATCCAACCAAAATGAAAGTTCACTTTTTAAAAGGAAAAGATGCCTTAACAGAAATAGAAGTAGAAAAATATGTTGGAAATTATACATTACTAAAAATTAAACCGGTTACAGGAAGAACTCATCAGATTCGTTTAACACTTTCTTATCTTGGATATCCCATTTTAGGAGATGACAAATACGGGAAAAAAACGGAAATAATAAAAAGGG
Coding sequences within it:
- a CDS encoding RluA family pseudouridine synthase — encoded protein: MREIRFDEEGKVRVDKYLKEITGLSRERIKNLIRNKKIFVNGKVIEPSYILQKGNLITIFEEEIDKEFNIEPEKGQLDIIYEDEDIIVLNKKAGILTHPTHAIKSGTLVNFLLYHTKLSNIGSPYRPGVVHRLDKETSGVIVFAKTDYAYWSLIEQFKNRIVKKTYYAIVEGRFPEKKKVVEFRVSPDRENPTKMKVHFLKGKDALTEIEVEKYVGNYTLLKIKPVTGRTHQIRLTLSYLGYPILGDDKYGKKTEIIKRVALHAYQISFLHPKTKQYVEFSAPFPEDLKKILTV